In the genome of Streptosporangiales bacterium, one region contains:
- a CDS encoding ATP-binding cassette domain-containing protein has protein sequence MDTAESTPVLSIRDLSVEFHTPEGVVRAVDHVSYDVAPGEIVGVVGESGSGKSVTAMSVLGLVPQPPARIVGGEILLDGVDLLRMPRRDLRRLRGRDVAMVFQDPMTALNPVLTVGRQLTEAILIHHRGLSRETARKRAAELLDSVGVPDARARLGQFPHQFSGGMRQRVVIAMALANRPRLLIADEPTTALDVTVQAQVLELLRRAREEFQAATVLITHNLGVVAELADRVVVMYGGRAVEIADVRSAFHEPRHPYTAQLLESLPRLSDDVLELRPIAGNPPNLAAPPSGCRFHPRCRLTAGRTECRDAAPALVHQPNGNAAACHFADELTVERP, from the coding sequence GTGGACACAGCAGAGTCGACACCGGTGCTCTCGATACGCGACCTGTCCGTCGAGTTCCACACGCCCGAAGGGGTGGTGCGCGCCGTCGACCACGTGAGCTACGACGTCGCGCCGGGCGAGATCGTCGGGGTGGTCGGCGAGTCGGGATCGGGCAAGAGCGTCACCGCGATGTCCGTCCTCGGCCTCGTGCCGCAGCCGCCCGCGCGGATCGTCGGCGGCGAGATCCTCCTCGACGGCGTCGACCTGCTCCGCATGCCCCGTCGCGACCTGCGCCGGTTGCGCGGCAGGGACGTCGCGATGGTCTTCCAGGACCCGATGACCGCGCTGAACCCCGTGCTCACGGTGGGTCGGCAGCTCACCGAGGCGATCCTCATCCACCACCGTGGCCTGTCCCGCGAGACGGCGCGCAAGCGCGCCGCCGAGCTTCTCGACAGCGTCGGCGTACCCGACGCGAGGGCGCGGCTCGGGCAGTTCCCGCACCAGTTCTCCGGCGGCATGCGCCAGCGCGTCGTGATCGCGATGGCGCTCGCCAACCGGCCGAGGCTGCTCATCGCCGACGAGCCGACGACCGCGCTCGACGTCACCGTCCAGGCGCAGGTGCTCGAGCTCCTGCGCAGGGCGCGCGAGGAGTTCCAGGCGGCGACGGTGCTCATCACGCACAACCTGGGTGTCGTCGCCGAGCTTGCCGACCGCGTCGTCGTGATGTACGGCGGGCGCGCCGTCGAGATCGCCGACGTTCGTTCCGCGTTCCACGAGCCCCGGCACCCGTACACGGCGCAGCTGCTGGAGAGCCTGCCGCGCCTGTCGGACGACGTGCTCGAGCTGCGGCCGATCGCCGGCAACCCGCCGAACCTGGCCGCTCCGCCATCCGGGTGCAGGTTCCACCCGCGGTGCCGGCTCACGGCGGGACGGACGGAGTGCCGCGATGCGGCGCCCGCGCTCGTGCACCAGCCGAACGGCAACGCGGCGGCCTGTCACTTCGCGGACGAGCTCACCGTGGAGCGACCATGA
- a CDS encoding ABC transporter permease subunit: protein MTRTAAGPGRLGGGPQGRRLTFLPRGVLLRHNVGGVIGGAVLAIVVLCAVFAPLIAPHDPLAQSLADVGRPPAWMSGGDWNHVLGTDQLGRDLLSRVIYGARISMIVGLGTVVLQTVLGVLAGLYAGYFGGWLDSLLMRFADVWLSIPFLVLALAVMAVLGAGLTNTVLVLGLTGWVTYARVVRGEVLSVREREYVLAAESLGERPVRSMVTHVLPNVTGSIIVVATLQVSHMIIIEASLSFLGLGVQPPQPSWGSMIAQGRDYLYNQWWLSTMPGLALLVTTLGINLLGDSLRDVLDPSLRGRS from the coding sequence GTGACCCGCACGGCGGCGGGACCCGGGCGCCTCGGCGGCGGGCCGCAAGGGCGGCGTCTCACCTTCCTCCCGCGCGGGGTGCTGCTGCGGCACAACGTCGGAGGCGTCATCGGCGGTGCCGTGCTCGCGATCGTCGTCCTGTGCGCGGTGTTCGCGCCGTTGATCGCGCCGCACGACCCGCTGGCGCAGTCGCTGGCCGACGTCGGGCGCCCGCCGGCGTGGATGAGCGGCGGCGACTGGAACCACGTCCTCGGCACGGACCAGCTCGGTCGTGACCTGCTCAGCCGGGTCATCTACGGGGCACGGATCTCGATGATCGTCGGTCTCGGGACCGTCGTGCTCCAGACCGTCCTCGGTGTGCTGGCGGGACTGTACGCGGGCTACTTCGGCGGCTGGCTCGACAGCCTGCTGATGCGGTTCGCGGACGTGTGGCTGTCGATCCCGTTCCTCGTGCTCGCCCTCGCGGTGATGGCGGTGCTCGGCGCGGGCCTGACGAACACCGTGCTCGTGCTCGGGCTCACCGGCTGGGTGACGTACGCGCGGGTGGTGCGCGGCGAGGTGCTCTCGGTGCGGGAACGGGAGTACGTGCTCGCCGCCGAGTCGCTGGGGGAGCGGCCGGTCCGTTCGATGGTCACCCACGTGCTGCCGAATGTGACCGGCTCGATCATCGTGGTCGCCACTCTGCAGGTCTCGCACATGATCATCATCGAGGCGTCGCTGAGCTTCCTCGGCCTGGGCGTGCAGCCGCCGCAGCCGTCCTGGGGAAGCATGATCGCGCAGGGCCGCGACTACCTCTACAACCAGTGGTGGCTGTCGACGATGCCGGGGCTCGCGCTGCTCGTGACCACCCTCGGCATCAACCTGCTCGGCGACTCGCTGCGTGACGTGCTCGACCCCAGCCTGCGGGGGAGGAGCTGA
- a CDS encoding ABC transporter permease subunit, translating into MVTFFVRRVIHGALVVFAVSVVVFLLARLTGDPAAIMLPPDATQEDIDLYRQNAGLNDPLLLQFLRFIGGAVTGDFGQSLMQGTDAMSLVLDRLGPSVQLAAASLVVSLAVGIPVGVLTAVRRGSWVDQVGRAFALVAQCVPNFFLGLMLILFVAVKLRLLPATGSTDLRGLVLPAVTLGLYGAAETVRLLRSSLLEQMNKDYVRTARAKGAFELSVLSRHVFRNAAIPVVTVWGLQFSSLMGRAVVTETVFAYPGMGMLAYQAISNRDFVVIQAFVIVTATIVVAANLLVDTLYFGLDPRIRPQTLRAAT; encoded by the coding sequence ATGGTGACCTTCTTCGTCCGCCGCGTCATCCACGGTGCGCTCGTCGTGTTCGCCGTGTCGGTCGTCGTGTTCCTCCTCGCCCGGCTCACGGGGGACCCGGCGGCGATCATGCTGCCGCCGGACGCGACGCAGGAGGACATCGACCTCTACCGGCAGAACGCCGGCCTCAACGACCCGTTGCTCCTGCAGTTCCTGCGATTCATCGGCGGCGCGGTCACCGGTGACTTCGGTCAGTCGCTGATGCAGGGGACCGACGCCATGTCGCTCGTGCTCGACCGTCTCGGGCCGAGCGTGCAGCTGGCGGCGGCGTCCCTCGTCGTCTCGCTGGCCGTGGGCATCCCCGTGGGCGTCCTCACCGCGGTCCGCCGCGGCTCGTGGGTCGACCAGGTGGGCAGGGCGTTCGCGCTCGTCGCCCAGTGTGTGCCGAACTTCTTCCTCGGCCTGATGCTGATCCTGTTCGTGGCGGTCAAGCTGCGGCTGCTGCCGGCGACGGGGAGCACGGACCTGCGCGGCCTCGTGCTGCCCGCCGTGACCCTCGGCCTGTACGGCGCGGCCGAGACCGTACGGCTGCTGCGGTCGAGCCTGCTCGAGCAGATGAACAAGGACTACGTGCGTACCGCCCGCGCCAAGGGAGCGTTCGAGCTGAGCGTCCTGTCCAGACACGTGTTCCGCAACGCCGCCATCCCCGTCGTCACGGTCTGGGGCCTGCAGTTCAGCTCGCTGATGGGACGTGCCGTGGTCACCGAGACCGTCTTCGCGTACCCGGGCATGGGCATGCTGGCGTACCAGGCGATCTCCAACAGAGACTTCGTCGTCATCCAGGCGTTCGTGATCGTGACGGCGACGATCGTCGTCGCGGCGAACCTCCTCGTCGACACCCTGTACTTCGGCCTCGACCCGCGGATCAGGCCGCAGACCCTGCGAGCCGCCACGTGA
- a CDS encoding membrane dipeptidase produces the protein MRNDRTCAGGSRGPRNGSTSSPPTAARSEPAMTLPAETVDVRAQRAHERAIVVDGLGGSAWEYEPIIAGGVTAVNVTLASSTPGTPVPVLKEALRYHWLAGTVPDRLLVVGQVSDILLAKETGRLGIILGVQGCDFLENEVDLVEVFQRMGLRIAQLTYSERNRLGSGCLEPEDHGLTAFGRQVVRECDRVGVVVDLSHAGERTALDAVAASERPVIISHANVRALNDNPRCVRDDLIRAVAGSGGVMGVSAYATFAETRYGSWPTLDDLVRHVAYAAELVGVEHVGVGTDMFEGRTNTSFVFDIQRRYGETLRPYSRLGTRMVQGLPSMRHLPRVTAALLGHGFDEDEVAMIMGGNFLRVFEKVWQ, from the coding sequence ATGCGCAACGATCGGACCTGTGCGGGTGGAAGCCGCGGCCCGAGGAACGGATCGACGTCGTCACCGCCCACCGCTGCCCGAAGTGAGCCGGCGATGACCCTCCCGGCGGAGACCGTCGACGTCAGGGCGCAGCGCGCCCACGAACGGGCGATCGTGGTCGACGGCCTCGGCGGCTCGGCCTGGGAGTACGAGCCGATCATCGCCGGCGGAGTGACGGCCGTGAACGTGACGCTCGCGTCGTCGACACCCGGCACGCCGGTGCCCGTCCTCAAGGAGGCGTTGCGCTACCACTGGCTGGCGGGGACGGTGCCCGACCGGCTGCTCGTGGTCGGCCAGGTGTCGGACATCCTGCTCGCGAAGGAGACGGGCAGGCTCGGCATCATCCTCGGCGTCCAGGGCTGCGACTTCCTCGAGAACGAGGTCGACCTCGTCGAGGTCTTCCAGCGCATGGGCCTGCGGATCGCGCAGCTGACGTACAGCGAACGCAACCGCCTGGGCTCCGGATGCCTCGAGCCCGAGGACCACGGCCTGACGGCGTTCGGCCGCCAGGTCGTGCGCGAGTGCGACCGCGTCGGCGTCGTCGTCGACCTGAGCCACGCCGGCGAACGCACGGCCCTGGACGCGGTCGCGGCGAGCGAGCGGCCGGTGATCATCTCGCACGCGAACGTCCGCGCCCTGAACGACAACCCGCGATGCGTACGGGATGACCTGATCCGCGCGGTAGCCGGCTCGGGCGGGGTGATGGGCGTCTCGGCGTACGCCACGTTCGCCGAGACCAGGTACGGGAGCTGGCCGACCCTCGACGACCTGGTGCGACACGTCGCGTACGCGGCGGAGCTCGTCGGTGTGGAGCACGTCGGCGTGGGCACGGACATGTTCGAGGGCCGGACCAACACCAGCTTCGTCTTCGACATCCAGCGCAGGTACGGCGAGACGCTGCGCCCTTACAGCAGGCTCGGCACGCGGATGGTGCAGGGCCTGCCGTCGATGCGGCACCTGCCGCGCGTCACCGCGGCGCTGCTCGGGCACGGGTTCGACGAGGACGAGGTCGCGATGATCATGGGCGGCAACTTCCTGCGGGTCTTCGAGAAGGTGTGGCAGTGA
- a CDS encoding ABC transporter substrate-binding protein, translating to MRIRLLTALLAAGLAASVLAGCSGGGGQSDGADSGKIVVVQGVDTESGDPANQSATPSLNIGYLQFDPLVLRDASLKIKPGVATKWKVVNDRTWRFTLREGVKFHDGTALTADDVVYTFTRLLDPKKNFKNRSNVDVIEKAVKVDDHTVDIVTKAPYGPLLARLLEAPIVPKAYIEKVGDEEFARKPIGSGPYKFVRWDRDSEYVMDAFDGYWGEKPKNKQVVFKTIAEASVRVAALKTGAADIIVNVPPELVAQVDGQPETKLAPIHGVRTIFVGMNTFVKPLNDPKVRQALNYAIDRKALIKGILGGRARLTGVAFGPQIHGWDDGIRDSAYEYDPAKAKQLLADAGYPNGLTLPFEAPRGRYMKDAELAEAIAGQLAKAGVKTKLRISDWGTFWPKTVAKKQQGLFLMGLGNTLLDADYYYKLYFSSEGRGYFHNKTMDKVIAAQQTNLDEASRLEQLKRLHEQVVETAPWVFLWDQDDLYAQRSDLCGWKPRPEERIDVVTAHRCPK from the coding sequence ATGCGAATCCGTCTCCTCACCGCGCTGTTGGCCGCAGGTCTGGCCGCGTCCGTGCTCGCCGGCTGCTCGGGGGGCGGGGGGCAGTCCGACGGCGCGGACAGCGGCAAGATCGTCGTCGTCCAGGGCGTCGACACCGAGTCGGGCGACCCGGCGAACCAGTCGGCGACGCCGTCACTGAACATCGGCTACCTGCAGTTCGACCCGCTGGTCCTGCGCGACGCGAGCCTCAAGATCAAGCCGGGTGTGGCGACCAAGTGGAAGGTCGTGAACGACCGGACCTGGCGGTTCACGCTGCGCGAGGGTGTCAAGTTCCACGACGGCACCGCGCTCACCGCCGACGACGTCGTCTACACCTTCACCCGGCTGCTCGACCCGAAGAAGAACTTCAAGAACCGCTCCAACGTGGACGTCATCGAGAAGGCCGTGAAGGTCGACGACCACACCGTCGACATCGTCACGAAGGCGCCGTACGGCCCGCTGCTCGCCCGGCTGCTCGAGGCACCCATCGTGCCGAAGGCGTACATCGAGAAGGTCGGCGACGAGGAGTTCGCCAGGAAGCCGATCGGCTCGGGACCGTACAAGTTCGTCCGGTGGGACCGCGACAGCGAGTACGTGATGGACGCGTTCGACGGCTACTGGGGCGAGAAGCCGAAGAACAAGCAGGTCGTCTTCAAGACGATCGCCGAGGCGTCCGTCAGGGTGGCGGCGCTCAAGACCGGCGCGGCGGACATCATCGTCAACGTCCCGCCCGAGCTCGTCGCGCAGGTCGACGGCCAGCCGGAGACCAAGCTCGCGCCGATCCACGGGGTGCGGACCATCTTCGTCGGCATGAACACGTTCGTGAAGCCGCTGAACGACCCGAAGGTGCGGCAGGCGCTCAACTACGCGATCGACCGGAAGGCGCTGATCAAGGGGATCCTCGGGGGACGGGCGCGCCTCACCGGAGTGGCCTTCGGCCCGCAGATCCACGGCTGGGACGACGGCATCAGGGACTCCGCGTACGAGTACGACCCCGCGAAGGCGAAGCAGCTGCTGGCGGACGCGGGCTACCCGAACGGGCTCACCCTGCCGTTCGAGGCTCCGCGCGGCCGCTACATGAAGGACGCCGAGCTCGCCGAGGCGATCGCCGGTCAGCTGGCGAAGGCCGGCGTCAAGACCAAGCTACGGATCTCCGACTGGGGCACGTTCTGGCCGAAGACCGTCGCGAAGAAGCAGCAGGGCCTGTTCCTCATGGGGCTCGGCAACACGCTGCTCGACGCCGACTACTACTACAAGCTCTACTTCTCGTCCGAGGGACGCGGCTACTTCCACAACAAGACGATGGACAAGGTCATCGCGGCGCAACAGACCAACCTCGACGAGGCGAGCCGGCTGGAGCAGCTCAAGCGGCTGCACGAGCAGGTCGTCGAGACGGCGCCGTGGGTCTTCCTGTGGGACCAGGACGACCTGTATGCGCAACGATCGGACCTGTGCGGGTGGAAGCCGCGGCCCGAGGAACGGATCGACGTCGTCACCGCCCACCGCTGCCCGAAGTGA
- a CDS encoding amidohydrolase family protein, protein MGGNIAIVNGRVLTRDPSTPRAEAVLIRDGRVSLVGTTKDVIAVSGGADELDAGGRTVVPGFIDGHSHVEGTCVALGYQLPVHSPPYSSLAAIGDRIREERQNGRRGWLVCRSSFRLQEKVAEGRLFTRAELDAVSPDEPVGVLAGLHVAQLNTAAMKDLGVIGGEVPHGSVVHTDEAGEPTGVVTEISHLMPLGTIEETKDAIRAKFAELFTANGVTTVHTMPKTVDQHDALTTLVRDREIPVRARLYHFPWVTSVDQMIERGWARGDGDDFLRFGGVKVFIEGGHGAGGTLHWTEDELTDFLGRCHAADYQVFMHAVSEHGIRMTAKCIGTVEQRDPKGLRHRVEHGGDWIDPADIPWAQSTGALLVTTPQFMYSRGDLERNGAPLRSLIDAGFHPIGGSDSTGTVPDGIAPLFNIALAVARRRPDGSANNLPEAITLDEGLRLFTGWAAAGAFEENEKGALRPGLLGDAALLSHDIESVRPEELFGVSVTHTVLDGDVVFER, encoded by the coding sequence GTGGGCGGGAACATCGCGATCGTCAACGGACGGGTCCTGACCCGGGACCCGTCGACGCCGCGGGCCGAGGCCGTGCTGATCAGGGACGGTCGGGTCTCGTTGGTCGGCACCACGAAGGACGTCATCGCCGTCTCCGGCGGCGCCGACGAGCTCGACGCCGGCGGGCGGACGGTCGTGCCCGGCTTCATCGACGGGCACAGTCACGTCGAGGGGACGTGCGTCGCCCTCGGCTACCAGCTCCCGGTGCACAGCCCGCCGTACTCCAGCCTCGCCGCCATCGGCGACCGGATCCGTGAGGAGCGGCAGAACGGGCGCCGCGGCTGGCTGGTCTGTCGAAGCTCGTTCCGGCTACAGGAGAAGGTCGCCGAGGGGCGACTCTTCACCCGCGCCGAGCTCGACGCCGTCAGCCCGGACGAACCCGTCGGCGTGCTCGCAGGCCTGCACGTCGCCCAGCTCAACACGGCCGCGATGAAGGACCTCGGGGTCATCGGTGGCGAGGTGCCGCACGGTTCCGTCGTCCACACCGACGAGGCGGGCGAGCCGACCGGTGTGGTGACCGAGATCTCCCACCTCATGCCACTCGGCACGATCGAGGAGACCAAGGACGCGATCAGGGCCAAGTTCGCCGAGCTGTTCACCGCTAACGGCGTCACGACGGTCCACACCATGCCCAAGACGGTGGACCAGCACGACGCGCTGACGACGCTCGTCCGTGACCGCGAGATCCCCGTGCGTGCGAGGCTCTACCACTTTCCGTGGGTGACGTCGGTCGACCAGATGATCGAGCGTGGCTGGGCGCGCGGTGACGGCGACGACTTCCTCCGGTTCGGCGGAGTCAAGGTGTTCATCGAGGGCGGGCACGGAGCCGGTGGCACACTCCACTGGACCGAGGACGAGCTCACCGACTTCCTCGGACGGTGCCACGCCGCCGACTACCAGGTGTTCATGCACGCGGTGAGCGAGCACGGCATCCGCATGACCGCGAAGTGCATCGGCACGGTCGAGCAGCGGGACCCGAAGGGACTGCGTCACCGCGTCGAGCACGGCGGGGACTGGATCGACCCCGCCGACATCCCGTGGGCACAGAGCACCGGGGCACTGCTGGTGACGACGCCGCAGTTCATGTACAGCCGGGGTGACCTGGAACGCAACGGTGCTCCGTTGCGAAGCCTGATCGACGCCGGCTTCCACCCGATCGGGGGATCGGACTCCACCGGGACGGTGCCCGACGGCATCGCGCCGCTGTTCAACATCGCCCTCGCCGTCGCGCGACGGCGTCCCGACGGCTCGGCGAACAACCTTCCCGAGGCGATCACCCTCGACGAGGGTCTGCGGCTCTTCACGGGATGGGCGGCAGCCGGTGCGTTCGAGGAGAACGAGAAGGGAGCGTTGCGCCCCGGTCTCCTCGGGGACGCGGCACTCCTCAGCCACGACATCGAGAGCGTCCGACCGGAGGAGCTGTTCGGCGTCTCCGTGACGCACACCGTGCTCGACGGCGACGTCGTCTTCGAGCGCTAG